From one Lycium ferocissimum isolate CSIRO_LF1 chromosome 7, AGI_CSIRO_Lferr_CH_V1, whole genome shotgun sequence genomic stretch:
- the LOC132064966 gene encoding CASP-like protein 5C3, whose product MAMDDEVPGAVGTSASFALRLGQTIFSAASLLFMSLGVEFHSYTAFCFLVTIMGLVIPWSITLALIDLYSVLIHCPIRQPGILLFIVLGDWALSFLTLAAASSIAGIVDVLHRADQTFCPGGLCSRYQISAGLAFLSWFLSMTSSLSNLWLLPSLTR is encoded by the exons ATGGCCATGGATGATGAAGTACCAGGAGCTGTGGGGACAAGTGCTAGTTTTGCTTTGAGATTGGGGCAGACCATCTTCTCTGCTGCTTCTCTTTTGTTCATGTCTTTAGGAGTTGAGTTCCACAGTTATACTGCCTTTTG CTTCCTAGTAACAATCATGGGTTTGGTCATCCCCTGGAGCATCACTTTGGCATTGATTGACCTATACTCTGTTTTGATCCATTGCCCCATTCGTCAGCCAGGGATCCTTCTCTTCATTGTTTTAGGAGATTGG GCATTGTCATTCCTTACACTAGCAGCAGCAAGCTCAATTGCTGGAATAGTGGATGTTTTGCACAGGGCAGATCAAACATTCTGTCCTGGTGGATTATGCAGTAGATATCAGATATCTGCTGGACTAGCCTTCTTGTCATGGTTCCTCTCCATGACCTCTTCTCTTTCAAATCTTTGGTTGCTTCCTTCTCTCACAAGATGA
- the LOC132064968 gene encoding uncharacterized protein LOC132064968 has product MKYNEISHFSHPQHILRHEYSEFPFKCDGCKEVGIGSRYKCTTCDYDLHMHCAIPSPSITHPFYKKCSFQFLSHPPGNVPRYCNACEKDITGFMYHCRSCGFDLHPCCAKLPMVLDDGDVKLYLYRKVSASCHRCGRKGRSWSYRSTCKKYNLHVACVKEMLVDSWHEIYFGRGDNYNNNYDSSYNNNTNYRKLENTIPSLKGTLQTHHRKSKGKAKKCCEVAGLALQFIISAVLGDPTTLIAGVVGSLMSK; this is encoded by the exons atgaaGTACAATGAGATATCTCATTTTAGCCACCCACAACACATTCTAAGACATGAATACTCAGAATTCCCATTCAAATGTGATGGTTGTAAAGAAGTAGGCATTGGTTCTCGTTACAAATGCACAACTTGTGACTATGATTTACATATGCACTGTGCAATTCCTTCACCTTCAATTACACATCCATTTTACAAGAAGTGTTCGTTCCAGTTCCTCTCTCATCCCCCGGGAAACGTGCCGCGCTACTGTAATGCTTGTGAGAAGGATATTACTGGATTTATGTACCATTGTAGGTCTTGTGGATTTGATCTTCATCCATGTTGTGCAAAGCTTCCTATGGTGCTTGATGATGGAGATGTAAAGCTTTATTTGTATAGAAAG GTAAGTGCATCGTGCCACAGGTGTGGTAGGAAAGGGAGAAGCTGGAGTTACAGATCAACATGCAAGAAGTACAATTTGCACGTAGCATGTGTCAAAGAGATGCTTGTGGATAGTTGGCACGAGATCTACTTTGGTCGTGGAGATAATTATAACAATAATTATGATAGTagttataataataatactaattatagaaaattggagaaTACGATCCCAAGTCTCAAAGGCACACTGCAAACTCATCATCGAAAAAGCAAAGGCAAAGCTAAAAAGTGCTGTGAAGTGGCTGGTTTAGCTCTGCAGTTTATTATATCTGCAGTACTTGGAGACCCTACAACTCTTATTGCTGGGGTCGTTGGTTCATTAATGTCAAAATGA
- the LOC132064969 gene encoding LOB domain-containing protein 23-like, which translates to MTCMRCAACKQLRRRCPSNCIFLPYFPPNNPQRFSYVHRIYGASNVGKMLQQVEEHQRADVADSLYYEAYCRIEDPVYGCVGIITVLHEEVYHAQCQLAKVQAEIDLLKAQAPVQGELLGQQVNEFLANQNGAYSSTQSSFDPSFY; encoded by the exons atgactTGTATGCGTTGTGCAGCTTGCAAGCAATTAAGAAGAAGATGTCCTTCTAATTGTATATTTTTGCCATATTTTCCGCCAAATAATCCTCAAAGATTTTCTTATGTTCACAGAATCTATGGTGCTAGCAATGTTGGAAAGATGCTCCAG CAAGTAGAAGAGCATCAACGAGCAGATGTAGCAGACTCATTGTACTATGAGGCATATTGCAGAATTGAGGATCCAGTTTATGGTTGTGTTGGAATCATTACTGTTTTACATGAAGAAGTCTACCATGCACAATGCCAATTGGCTAAAGTACAAGCTGAAATTGACTTACTCAAAGCTCAGGCACCAGTTCAAGGAGAGTTATTAGGGCAACAAGTAAATGAATTTCTTGCCAATCAAAATGGAGCTTATAGTTCAACACAATCATCATTTGATCCTTCATTTTACTAA
- the LOC132062205 gene encoding uncharacterized protein LOC132062205, whose amino-acid sequence MGICTSSPFMTKQNGTIMNLPVTKVAMVIQMNGKLQEFQQPITAGEILIQNPDFFICSSEAMNVNSLVPQLAKDEILQLGQLYFLLPVSKLNTPLSLQDMCALAVKASTALNDYCYLSTTLSKSGRGFKKMQDCHTRDLNPRPEVFESPLPL is encoded by the coding sequence ATGGGTATCTGTACATCTTCACCATTTATGACAAAACAAAATGGAACCATAATGAATTTACCAGTTACAAAAGTAGCCATGGTGATTCAAATGAACGGAAAACTTCAAGAATTCCAGCAACCCATTACCGCAGGCGAAATACTTATTCAAAACCCTGATTTCTTCATTTGTAGCTCTGAAGCCATGAATGTCAATTCATTAGTGCCTCAATTGGCTAAAGATGAAATATTGCAGCTTGgtcagctttattttcttttgccaGTTTCAAAGTTAAACACTCCACTTTCTCTTCAAGATATGTGTGCACTTGCTGTTAAAGCAAGTACAGCTCTTAATGACTATTGTTATTTGTCCACTACACTGTCAAAATCAGGAAGGGGATTCAAGAAAATGCAAGATTGTCATACTAGGGATTTGAACCCGAGACCTGAAGTTTTTGAATCACCTTTACCACTATAG
- the LOC132064970 gene encoding plastid division protein PDV2, with translation MDEDRIGLVLARISELRVEITNCIQKASTNANKDENGVEEPDGKDEDDEAVDCLLKIKDALESLEAQVSSLQALQEQQWYEKEAALAEIGYSQEKLLQTLKGYEGKDFQVIHEAIAFVSETVEDNNDLLLPPYPSRPSRSLVSDKSYGARKLTQNGAIGGHNHDSRKDLDEANHERSESKSPLRMVKFVASAAAKTALTVVGVISVLSLAGFEPQLKKRDNQFKISNLFQQLANKGKVPVVENGETQCTVKERVEIPFESVVATPDVNYGCG, from the exons ATGGACGAAGACAGAATAGGGTTAGTGCTTGCTAGAATCTCAGAGTTGAGGGTAGAGATAACAAATTGCATTcagaaagcatcaacaaatgcAAACAAAGATGAAAATGGAGTAGAAGAACCGGATGGAAAGGATGAGGATGATGAAGCAGTGGATTGCTTGTTGAAGATTAAGGATGCTCTTGAATCACTTGAAGCCCAGGTGTCTTCTTTGCAG GCATTACAAGAGCAACAATGGTATGAGAAAGAAGCAGCTCTGGCTGAGATAGGTTATAGTCAAGAAAAATTGCTCCAGACACTGAAAGGATATGAAGGCAAGGACTTCCAAGTCATACACGAGGCAATTGCTTTTGTTTCTGAAACAGTAGAAGACAACAACGATCTTCTACTTCCTCCTTACCCAAGCAGACCTTCTCGTTCCCTGGTGTCAGACAAGAGTTATGGTGCCCGGAAGTTGACTCAAAATGGGGCAATTGGTGGCCACAACCACGATTCCCGGAAAGATCTCGATGAAGCTAACCATGAAAGATCCGAGTCTAAAAGCCCATTAAGAATGGTAAAATTCGTCGCTAGTGCAGCAGCCAAGACAGCACTAACAGTTGTTGGTGTAATCTCTGTCTTGAGTTTGGCAGGATTCGAACCTCAGCTAAAGAAACGGGATAATCAGTTCAAGATTTCGAACTTGTTTCAACAGCTGGCAAACAAGGGAAAAGTGCCCGTGGTTGAAAATGGTGAAACTCAGTGCACCGTGAAAGAGAGAGTTGAGATCCCATTTGAATCAGTCGTGGCAACTCCAGATGTAAATTATGGCTGTGGTTGA